Proteins encoded in a region of the Caldisericaceae bacterium genome:
- a CDS encoding S-layer homology domain-containing protein, which yields MKKILIVILGILLLFVNLGSIKGKSMLQGKASMLQGKVVTDKNEYAPNETVKFLYVVTNPTASAVTLTFNTTQIYNFVIMKDNKIIFNWGINMMFAQVITKFTIPANGSKAFSILWDMIDLKGNKVQEGTYTVKFYLVNNNGAEAQTTFTIGKSSESNAVFPDVTDYYISKYLKVLVDKGIVKGYPDHTFGATRNLTRAEATVLILRALNIEPQNFKISSFEDVPVSHWAHNYIEEGVKRNIIKGVGNNLFAPSKNITRGEFVTILMRALSLTNENAVSIFVDVPYNYFGYREIATAFNLNIVQGSVENNNLKFYPNDPIKRVDAVLMLARAMDVKQ from the coding sequence ATGAAAAAAATTTTAATAGTAATTTTAGGAATTTTATTACTTTTTGTAAACTTAGGAAGTATTAAAGGAAAATCAATGCTTCAAGGTAAGGCTTCAATGCTTCAAGGTAAGGTTGTTACCGACAAAAACGAATACGCACCAAACGAAACAGTAAAGTTTCTTTATGTTGTTACAAACCCCACAGCAAGTGCTGTTACTTTAACATTCAACACAACTCAAATCTACAACTTTGTTATTATGAAAGACAATAAAATCATCTTTAATTGGGGCATAAATATGATGTTTGCTCAAGTGATTACAAAATTTACCATACCTGCAAATGGAAGTAAAGCATTTTCTATCTTGTGGGATATGATTGATTTAAAAGGAAACAAAGTCCAGGAAGGAACATATACTGTCAAATTCTACCTAGTTAACAACAACGGGGCTGAAGCGCAAACAACATTCACGATTGGCAAAAGTAGCGAATCAAATGCAGTATTTCCTGATGTAACCGATTACTATATCTCAAAATATTTAAAAGTCCTAGTTGATAAAGGAATAGTTAAAGGATACCCAGACCACACTTTCGGTGCAACAAGAAATTTAACAAGGGCAGAGGCAACCGTCCTCATACTAAGAGCACTGAATATTGAACCACAAAATTTTAAAATTTCAAGCTTTGAGGATGTGCCTGTAAGTCATTGGGCTCACAATTACATAGAAGAGGGTGTAAAAAGAAATATCATAAAAGGGGTTGGCAACAACTTATTTGCTCCATCAAAAAATATCACACGTGGAGAGTTTGTAACAATTCTTATGCGCGCTCTTTCCTTAACTAACGAAAACGCTGTCTCTATTTTTGTTGATGTGCCGTATAATTATTTTGGCTATAGGGAAATTGCCACTGCTTTTAATTTAAATATCGTCCAAGGAAGTGTTGAGAATAACAATTTGAAATTTTATCCAAATGACCCAATAAAAAGAGTCGATGCCGTGCTTATGCTTGCAAGGGCAATGGATGTAAAACAGTAA
- a CDS encoding metal-dependent hydrolase, giving the protein MSKILYLGHSATLILKESGNIVIDPFLDNNPLSPMKSKDVKAKYILITHGHEDHLGDTVSIAKENNSTVITNFELGVHIKKLGVEDVVMMNIGGTYRADDFSVKMVFALHSSSYEVQGNLFYGGAPAGFVVKLQDLTIYHAGDTGLFMDMSLIGSENTIDVALLPIGGFYTMDIDDAVFAVKLLHPKYVIPIHYNTWDEIKVNVEEFKERLEKETRSTCIALKPGEGF; this is encoded by the coding sequence ATGAGTAAAATTTTATACCTTGGACATTCTGCTACCCTTATCTTAAAAGAATCAGGAAATATAGTTATAGACCCTTTTTTAGATAACAACCCTTTAAGCCCAATGAAAAGTAAAGACGTAAAGGCTAAATACATTCTCATAACACACGGACACGAAGACCACTTAGGCGACACTGTTTCTATTGCAAAAGAAAATAACTCAACAGTTATTACAAATTTTGAACTTGGAGTCCACATTAAAAAACTCGGTGTTGAAGATGTTGTAATGATGAACATTGGGGGAACTTATCGAGCAGATGATTTTTCCGTCAAAATGGTATTTGCACTACACAGTTCTTCTTATGAAGTGCAAGGCAACCTATTTTACGGAGGGGCACCTGCTGGCTTTGTTGTAAAATTACAAGACCTAACAATTTACCATGCAGGTGATACAGGACTTTTTATGGATATGTCCCTTATAGGAAGTGAAAATACGATTGACGTTGCCCTTCTTCCCATAGGTGGTTTTTACACAATGGATATTGATGATGCAGTTTTTGCAGTAAAGTTATTACATCCTAAGTATGTTATACCAATCCACTACAACACATGGGATGAGATTAAAGTTAACGTTGAAGAATTTAAAGAGCGTCTGGAAAAAGAAACTCGCTCAACATGTATTGCCTTAAAACCGGGTGAAGGTTTTTAA